The Drosophila nasuta strain 15112-1781.00 chromosome 2R, ASM2355853v1, whole genome shotgun sequence genome segment AAACGCTGATCGATTCAAATCAGCACTTGATAAATATCTTGTTCTGCGTagcaaattatatatttgttgatcTCTGTTGTTCTCGTGTGGCACGAAGTCGAGTATTTCGTATCCTTCTTGCATTACGACTTTGACGGGAAAGATTCGATCGTCTTGCTCGCGGCATTGCTGACTGTagataaatgaataaatacataatatcgtacataaatatttgatacgTTACGCTCACAGCCTACTTACTTAGATTATAATTGCCATAACTACatattacttttttaattcTGGGATTagcaaaacatatttatatacaataactagattaatcatttattttgaatataaaacattGAAACAAGCCTAAATATGgattaatttatatagtattacagCACAGCTTTTAGTTTCTGGAATctattcatattattattattattcctttACGtcaaattttttgtaaaatttataaaagatagtgttaataataatgttttatatttttggacttcatgataaataaaaaaactaataataataataaataataataataaataataaatgaaaagataCCAGCTCTTGGCTGTAAACTGATTTCATAATAATGTGAAAGACTTTTTTGAGtattaaataatcttaataaaaaaaaaatacaagaaagtAGAGAGTTCAATGTTGAAATGCTCAAACTcagaacaaatatttaaatataacacatttaaaaaaaaaatacattttgagtGCAAtcataaaaagtgaaaaccaAATTTGGTAGCTTTATTTCTTATAATCTCAAAGATCAAGATTGGtgctaataaaaaatgtatgtatatactttatggaaGCGTGTCtgaaacatatatgtatacttcTACTCTATATATGAGGCACAAACTGGAATTAGGAGAGGTAAAAACCAAACTGAAAAATTTACAAGAAGAAAAGCGATAAGCTTTCCGTTTATGTACACATGAAAActtaaatgttattatttttaacttaactAGTTAATTGTCTACCATCTGATAGCCAGGctatataaaaactaaatctCTGTGCAAAGAGATTTCGTAATAGGTTTCTGAGTAAGTACAGAGTTCATTAACCGATGGTAGTGATACTTAACATAGATAAAAAAGTTTTGGCACCACCTGCATTTTGAGAAAACTTTAATATGAAAACAGTTTTCattatacaatataaacaCTCGCAAagtaacaacaaatttaaaaaaatatgatgttctaaattacttttattagcactttattttttatttaattttatattttatatcactTGGCATTACAGATTGGATAGATACATTTTcgtaaacttttatttaaagttattatAATGAATATGTCATCACTGAAAACATATTAGCTATAAACTGAATTACATTTCATCGAGCAAGCCGCTTTTGTCGAAAAAAGGCAACAGCTTCCTCACTTTCTGTCGCATGACATCAGTTTTATGGAGTGCAACTCGAACTTCATTTCCACTGTGCAACATTGCAGGCAAGAAGCAAAATGATGAAAACATAGctgcatacaaattaaaatagcaGTATGTCAATTAAAATCCAAAACACCTCATCATCAGCTGATTATATGTCTCTCACAATAAAAGTATATTGCTTGGAACTGCAACTGGAAGTTAAATAGAGTTGGAATTGTACCCTTATAATTGAGCTTCTGGTTTTCCCTGTGCATTGTTCTTGTACATCAACTCCTTATCATCCTCCAAGGATCTAATTACTTTTGCAGCCAACTTGGGAAGCACCTCCTGGTACATATCCATCCATTCTCGCACATAGATGTTGTAGGGACCGAGTAGATGAGCAGCTGGATCCTTGTGGCTCGCTTCTTCTTCCCCGTTAGCAGTCCCTGGAGTCACCTGTAATTCCATCAGTTGCAGTTTGGCATCCTTAAAGTACACGCGCAGCTTCTATTCGACGTAATCGCGAGTAAGCCAGACGGGCGCCACATGAAACTCGTTAACAATTGGCTCAGGCATTGTGTAGTTTACAATCTTACGATTCACAGATTCACCTTAACGTCTAGAATTCTAGTTTACGTTTGCGCCGCATCCACATTTTATCATCTTATATACAGTTAGGGGACTGTGATAAGACGACAGATGGAACCACGTCTATGTCTATATAAAACATACGTCTTTTATTTAGATTTAGCGTCTCTATTACCCATATAGATACCCTCAAATAATCTGTCCGGAGGGGTCGCCAGCTTTCGACGTGAACGTGCATgtctaaattttttttattttgaatttgaaatcatttaaaaagcGACACGTCATGCAATGATAAAGGATTGAGATTGTAAAGTCTTTTGCTCTCAACCAAAAGATCTTTCACGAATAAAGCGTTAAGCCATAGAAATGGTAAATTATAccattatatataaattataccaTTATACCTCCATAAATATGGAGGAGATATTCAACATAACCTAGGAAAAAAGTTAAGACGTCATCATTCATTTGATAAGCTTGAAAGCGTGCAAATTTTAACGAGAGACTATCTGGTTGATAAGGTGGGAAATACTTACATATGCTAAACTAACAAGTGAGACTAACTTAACACACGAGCAAATAAAGACGGGACGTTAATTGTTTATGGCTTATGgttttattatgcaaatagCTTGACGGGTTTATTAGTTGTCAAGCAGATGaaacaaatgtaaattgtATATCATTTATAAAGAGCACGCGTGAtctgcaacaaaaaaacctagcattttattttaatcatgACTACTATCTCATATAGTTAGGAATagtagttgtttttgttctaCGATGACTGAGCAGAATACTtgattatatagtatatgcatatgtgcaagatgtaaaaaagaaaagaaaattcacAGACACTTTTATACTATACTTTTATGTGCGAGAGGATTTGCGAAAGTTTCACATTTAGAAAGAAACTTGTAAATAgacaaagttttttttcacaatttctaGACCTTTCTTTTTAGAAACGAAATACTTTAACCGCATATCTTATCTTGTAATgagtaaatataatttgcgaaTATTGTGACTAATATCATTGAAGATTATTTCCAATCTAAAAGAACATAGAAAACCAAGATGGtcgaattatatatttcacaCATGAACTTTACTATAACCAGTCATCTTTTTATCTAActataataattcataaattaacATGTAAGTaatacaaagtaaataaaataaagtaaataactAAAACATTCCGatacaattatttcaaataaactaTATCGTTAGACAAAGGTACTACAATTTTCTTAATCTAGCTATTTTACTACAATCATAAATCGAAATATTCGTTACGTAGTTACGTATACGACTAGATGGACGAGGACCACTTGTCGTTCGTATAAAAAGCGACTGCTGTTTGGGTTGTTGATACAGAAACATCACAGACATGGCCGAGTCAAGTAACGGtaacggcaacggcaatgaCGCTGACAATTACCATCCTGCTCCATCCTGGCTTACTGTGCCCTATGTGGAGAACATTCTGCGTCGCTACAAAAAGGACGACGATCTCAATATCACCGATATAAGCATTAAGCCAGCGACAGCCAAAGGTGAAAATTATGCTAGTGTTATGACTAGAATCAAAGTGGATTATGTGCGCAGTGGTTCCAATGCATCGGAAAGTGAAAACTTCATTGTAAAGACAACATATGAGAATGATCCCTTCATTTCTGGCATATTTGCCAGCTATCAGACGAGCACCACCGAGATGGTCATGTATGATAAGATTCTGCCGCAGTTGAGTGCACTGTTGGATGGAACAGATAAATCGGAAAAACTATTCGCAAAGACGATTTACGTGGATTACGAGCATTCGGCTATCATCTTTGAGGATCTAGCAATCTGTAAATATGCTATTGGGGATCGTCTAATTGGCTACGACCTGGAATTCACAAAGCTGGCGTTGAGGAAGCTGGCCAAGAtgcatgctgctgctgccgtgtTCAATGAACGTCAACCAGGTTTGCTGACCAAACTCGATCATGGCATTTTCAATCGCCATTCACGAGGATTCACGCCGAtgtttgaaaacttttttgttgaggccgttgcctttgctgctgAGTGTCCAGAGCTTGGCAATGTTTATGCCGACAAACTGAAGCGTCTGAAGAATTTGGTTATGGAGTACACTGAACGTGTCTACGACCCTAAGGATGATGAATTCAATACCTTAACACACGGCGATCTGTGGGTCAACAACATAATGTTAAGaccaaaaaccgaaaacagGGATCTGGACATGTTGCTCATTGACTTTCAATACTCGGCCTGGGGTTCACCAGCCATAGATCTTCATTACTTCTTTTCCAGTTCACTGCAGCCGGAGCTGCATAAACACATAAATGCTTTGATTGAATACTATCATAGTGTTCTTGTCGATACGTTGCGGGCATTTGACTTCACTGGCTATATACCCACGCTTCGTCAGATGTGGTTGCAATTGGAAAAGGGCAAATTCATGGGTGAGTACTTTAATTGAAGGTTTAAAACTGTCCAAgtcaacaataaacaattaaaatccTCGATTACAGCCGTTACTACTACACTTACCTGCCAGGCTATAATGATCAACGATCAGACTGCCGACGCCGATTTTAATGCCTTGATGTTGGACAATGAAAGAAGTCGAAACTTTAGAAAAGTGgcctacaacaacaagagactTCGGGAGAACCTTAAGTATTGGCTGCCCATTTACAACCAGTGTGGTCTACTGGATGTCCAAGAATGGGAATAGTACTAAATTCTATTATTCTACTAAGTGACCCGGCGAACTTTGTTTCGCCCTTATGACAATAAATAAGCagattgtgtttttttttttatttcattcattattatttctgtattttagtACATAGATTGCTCTTCACCTAAGTACCTTGTGATAGAcgacattttttgttttattatcacccgcaaaaacaaacaacgcaGATGATCTTCCAATCCGTGAACATGCCACGTACTCGTATAATTGACCATGGGAAAAACATGAATGTTCTAGATTTAAACCAAAAACATTTAAGGATTGGCCTTGTGATTTGTTGATGGTCATGGCAAATGCAAGACGTATcggaaatttaattattttaaattcaaacgGCATATCGGTTGGGATTATCAAGATTCTCGGAATAAGAACTTCCtcacttttaaattttcctaTCATTATCGTAGCGTAAATTACATTGTTCATCAATTTTCTAACCACCAAACGCGTACCGTTTTGGTTGGTTTAGACTTCGAAGCATGATTACTACGGAGCCAACCTTTAAGCGTAAATTGTGCGATGGTAAGCCAGGCACATCCAAAGagtttaaaaattcaattggatAGTTGGTGGCTTCATCTTCATTTGTGACGCAGTCAATAGACTTGAATGATGGTGAATCTGTCCTTGTatctacaaaataaaaaccagATAGTATTAACTGGGTTATAAACACTTTTTTCGGTGGGAGAGTAGATTTCAgaattaacaattatttttgagTGGGATAAATACCTTAAATGTCGGATTAAAGCCTCGTTCTTCGAAAATATTTGTCCCAAATGACGTCATTTGGAAACAAACATTGTATTTTTGAGTGTTTGCAAGAAAGTGGCGAGATTCTTGTGTTTCGCCACAAAGCAATGCATACAATGGCTCATGTGGCGGAGTTAACAACGGCAATTTCATAATCCAGCCGTTTCTCCGGAAAACTGTAATGCACCACAATACTCACAAACAACGTCCATTTGCCCAAACGCTAGGATGCAAGCTGTAATCCTTGCATAAATGTATGGTACGTTACGCTCACAGCCTACTTACTGTTATTCATTACTATAAGTGTAGGCATTTCGGTGGAGTATAATTCGCGCTTTCGAACGGGATAAAAGTATCCTATGTCCGTTTCCTGGCTCTAAGCTACCTCCCTACCAATTTTCACTCAAATCTGTTCTGCCGTTCTTGATTTATAAGTGGTCTAACATAACACgactttcttttatatatatagattatatattatattatatacatattattttaatcatGGGATTagcaaaacatatttatacacaATAACTAgattaatcatttattttgaatataaaacattGAAACAAGCctaaatactgaaaaaaatatggattaatttatatatttatatagtattacagCACAGCTTTTAGTTTCTAGAATctattcatattattattattatacatggTTTGAGTCTTACTGGTTCTTTTAATTCCTTTACgtcaatttttttgtaaaatttataaaagatagtgaataataataatgttttatatttttggacttcataataaagaaaaaaaataaaataaatgaaaagataCCGGCTCTTGGCTGTAAACTGATTTCATAATAATGtgaaagatttttttttgagtattaaataatcttaataaaaaaaaatacattttgagtGCTAtcataaaaagtgaaaaccaAATTTGGTAGCTTTATTTCTTATAATCTCAAAGATCAAGATTGGtgctaataaaaaatgtatgtatatactttatggaaGCGTGTGtgaaacatatatgtatacttcTACTCTATATATGAGGCACAAACTGGAATTAGGAGAGGTAAAAACCAAACTGAAAAATTTATAAGAAGAAAAGCGATAAGCTTTCCGTTTATGTACACATGAAAActtaaatgttattatttttaacttaactAGTTAATTGTCTACCATCTGATAGCCAGGctatataaaaactaaatctCTGTGCAAAGAGATTTCGTAATAGGTTTCTGAGTAAGTACAGAGTTCATTAACCGATGGTAGTGATACTTAACATAGATAAAAAAGTTTTGGCACCACCTGCATTTTGAGAAAACTTTAATATGAAAACAGTTTTCattatacaatataaacaCTCGCAAagtaacaacaaattaaaaaaaaatatgatgttctaaattacttttattagcactttttatttaattttatattttatatcactTGGCATTACAGTTTGGATAGATACATTTTcgtaaacttttatttaaagttattatAATGAATATGTCATCACTGAAAACATATTAGCTATAAACTGAATTACATTTCATCGAGCAAGCCGCTTTTGTCGAAAAAGGCAACAGCTTCCTCACTTTCTGTCGCATGACATCAGTTTTATGGAGTGCAACTCGAACTTCATTTCCACTGTGCAACATTGCAGGCAAGAAGCAAAATGATGAAAACATAGctgcatacaaattaaaatagcaGTATGTCAATTAAAATCCAAAACACCTCATCATCAGCTGATTATATGTCTCTCACAATAAAAGTATATTGCTTGGAACTGCAACTGGAAGTTAAATAGAGTTGGAATTGTACCCTTATAATTGAGCTTCTGGTTTTCCCTGTGCATTGTTCTTGTACATCAACTCCTTATCATCCTCCAAGGATCTAATTACTTTTGCAGCCAACTTGGGAAGCACCTCCTGGTACATATCCATCCATTCTCGCACATAGATGTTGTAGGGACCGAGTAGATGAGCAGCTGGATCCTTGTGGCTCGCTTCTTCTTCCCCGTTAGCAGTCCCTGGAGTCACCTGTAATTCCATCAGTTGCAGTTTGGCATCCTTAAAGTACACGCGCAGCTTCTATTCGACGTAATCGCGAGTAAGCCAGACGGGCGCCACATGAAACTCGTTAACAATTGGCTCAGGCATTGTGTAGTTTACAATCTTACGATTCACAGATTCACCTTAACGTCTAGAATTCTAGTTTACGTTTGCGCCGCATCCACATTTTATCATCTTATATACAGTTAGGGGACTGTGATAAGACGACAGATGGAACCACGTCTATGTCTATATAAAACATACGTCTTTTATTTAGATTTAGCGTCTCTATTACCCATATAGATACCCTCAAATAATCTGTCCGGAGGGGTCGCCAGCTTTCGACGTGAACGTGCATgtctaaatttttttattttgaatttgaaatcatttaaaaagcGACACGTCATGCAATGATAAAGGATTGAGATTTTAAAGGCTTTTGCTCTCAACTAAAAGATCTTTCGCGAATAAAGCGTTAAGCCATAGAAATGGTAAATTATACACATTTATATCGtgccaaaagcaaacaagtaagaaagttacagtcgagtgtgctcgactgtgagatacccgctacccatttttaataagggcaaaatattgcggtattattttcaaaatataccgaaaatactaaaaaaaatactaaaaatataccaaagggtatgtttggtatatcgatacagcacaccattcaaaatataccatagacggcacaatgtaccagattgtcggccaaagcaactaagaaccctagtaagtaggtgtttttgcccatgcaaaagtatttctttgataacttccacaatttttatctgatcgcaaccaaattttcaggaatcataactactatagcaATTACAGTATGtaccaataaataaaatgtaatgagCCAACAAATTTTTGGTACAAATACAGATAAACTATTTAAGTACCACGAACTTTCAAAAAGACTCCTTACTTTAGTATACTTTTAggcaaaaactacaaaaatgaaatcacaATTTTGAGCTTTATATACcctaaaaaatttgtaaagagATGGTTGGATTTAATCGACTTGATAAAAACCCTATGAAAATTTGCAAGGAGAAGGATATATTGAATCGACttgataaaaattaaaatcaaaatagttaaatctacatttattgtttatacaaaataaaaagttaattgTAAGTATTacgttttataaaaatatacacaataggcaatcaatattatttgtaaattgttagaatagtaaataaaatatttgaatcttGCAAACCAAAATTATATCGTTTAAGTTGTGCTTCTCTGTGGGTTGATCCAAAGATCTAACCAtacttaatttcaaaatttttaaataataaaagtataattAAACATGATCATCtctaaacaaaatttgttaagtGTTCTCAAGCTTgtagataaatataaaattttgaaatataaataaacatattttgacatatttatATGTAGATAAAAATTGGTATTCTACCTgaaaaaatggtaaaaatgaTTTCTTCTTTCAATTATGAagcaataaaaacgaaaaaggaagtaatttttaataaattttgtaaatttaattacacttCATATGACGCCACTGATAAGAACGCCGTAATCAACAACTTAGCCAgctgtgtgtttttttgtgtatctGTTTGGATAGGAAATCTAAGCGACGTAGTATTCTAGTGCTTTCTGCTCTTATCATCGTCGTGATAACTTACACAAGAAAACGAATTTGAAATCACTTAAAAAGCGACAAGTCATGCAATGATAAAGGATTGAGATTTTAAAGGCTTTTGCTCTCAACTAAAAGATCTTTCGCGAATAAAGCGTTAAGCCATAGAAATGGTAAATTATACACATTTATATCGtgccaaaagcaaacaagtaagaaagttacagtcgagtgtgctcgactgtgagatacccgctacccatttttaataagggcaaaatattgcggtattattttcaaaatataccgaaaatactaaaaaaatactaaaaatataccaaagggtatgtttggtatatcgatacagcacaccattcaaaatataccatagacggcacaatgtaccagattgtcggccaaagcaactaagaaccctagtaagtaggtgtttttgcccatgcaaaagtatttctttgataacttccacaatttttatctgatcgcaaccaaattttcaggaatcataactactatagcaATTACAGTATGTACCAAAactcgtaactctagctttaaaactacgcttgttattcgatttttttgattttcgggggcggaagtgggcgtggcaaaaatttgaaacaaacttgatctgcgtgcaaacataacaaatactgtcgaaaaaaaattatagctctatctcttatagtctctgagatctaggtcttcatacggacagacggacagacacacagacggacagacacacagacggacagacggacagacggacatggctatatcgtctcggctgttgacgctgatcaagaatatatatactttatagggtcggagatgcctcgttctacctgttacatacatttcctgccggcacaaagttataatacccttctaccctatgggtagcgggtataaaaacgtgACTTATTTATGAAGGAGATATTCAACATAACCTAGGAAAAAGTCAAGACGTCATCATTCATTTGGTAAGCTTGAAAGCGTGCAAAATTTGACGGTAGACTATTAGGTTGATAAGGTGGGAAATACTTACATATGCTAAACTAACAAGTGAGACCAACTTTATAAAGACGGGACGTTATTTGTTTATGGTTTATGgttttattatgcaaatagCTTGATGAGTTTATTAGTTGTCAAGCAGAGGAaacaaatgttaattttatatgATTTAACATATAAAGAGCACGCGTGAACTGCTACAAAAAACctagcattttattttaatcataactactatcTCATATAGTTAGGAATagtagttgtttttgttctaCGATGACTGAGCAGAATACTtgattatatagtatatgcatatatgcaatgtgtaaaaaaatagaaaatgaaaattcacAGACACTTTTATACTATACTTTTATGTGCGAGAGGACTGGCGAAAGTTTCGCCAGAAAGAAACTTGTAAATAGACAAAgttttttcacaatttctagacctttatttttagaaacaaaatactttaacCGAATATCTTATCTTGTAATgagtaaatataatttgcgaaTATTATGACTAATATCATTGAAGATTATTTTCAATCTAATAGAACATAGAAAACTAAGATGGtcgaattatatatttcacaCATGAACTTTACTATAAGCAGTCTTCTTTTTTATCTCACTacaataattcataaattaacATGTAAGTaatacaaagtaaataaaataaagtcaatAACTAAAACATTCCGatacaattatttcaaataaactaTCTCGTTAGACAAAGGTACTACAATGGTCTTAATCTAGCCATTTTACTGCAATCATAAATCGAAATATTCGTTACGTAGTTACGTATACGACTAGATGGACGAGGACCACTTGTCGTTCTTATAAAAAGCGACTGCTGATTGGGTTGTTGATACAGAAACATCACAGACATGGCCGAGTCAAGTAACGGtaacggcaacggcaatgaCGCTGACAATTACCATCCTGCTCCACAGTGGCTTACTGTGCCCTATGTGGAGAACATTCTGCGTCGCTACAAAAAGGACGACGATCTCAATATCACCGATATAAGCATTAAGCCAGCGACGGCCAAGGGTGAAAATTATGCTAGTGTTATGACTAGAATCAAAGTGGATTATGTGCGCAGTGGTTCCAATGCATCGGAAAGTGAAAACTTCATTGTAAAGACAACATATGAGAATGATCCCTTCATTTCTGGCATATTTGCCAGCTATCAGACGAGCACCACCGAGATGGTCATGTATGATAAGATTCTGCCACAGTTGAGTGCACTGTTGGATGGAACAGATAAATCGGAAAAACTATTCGCAAAGACGATTTACGTGGATTACAAGCATTCGGCTATCATCTTTGAGGATTTAGCAATCTGTAAATATGCTATTGGGGATCGTCTAATTGGCTACGACTTGGAATTCACAAGGCTGGCGTTGAGAAAGCTGGCCAAGAtgcatgctgctgctgccgtatTCAACGAACGTCAACCAGGTTTGCTGACCAAACTCGATCATGGCATTTTCAATCGCCATTCACGAGGATTCACGCCGAtgtttgaaaacttttttattgAGGCCGTTACCTTTGCTGCTGAGTGTCCAGAGCTTGGCAATGTTTATGCCGACAAACTGAAGCGTCTGAAGAATTTGGTTATGGAGTACACCGAACGTGTCTACGACCCTAAGGATGATGAATTCAATACCTTAACACACGGCGATCTGTGGGTCAACAACATAATGTTGAGaccaaaaaccgaaaacagGGATCTGGACATGTTGCTCATTGACTTTCAATACTCGGCCTGGGGTTCACCAGCCATAGATCTTCATTACTTCTTTTCCAGTTCACTGCAGCCGGAGCTGCATAAACACATAAATGCTTTGATTGAATACTATCATAGTGTTCTTGTCGATACGTTGCGGGCATTTGACTTCACTGGCTATATACCCACGCTTCGTCAGATGTGGTTGCAATTGGAAAAGGGCAAATTCATGGGTGAGTTCTTTAATTGAAGGTTTAAAACTGTCCAAGTCAgcaataaacaattaaaatccTCGATTACAGCCGTTACTACTACACTTACCTGCCAGGCTATAATGATCAACGATCAGACTGCCGACGCCGATTTTAATGCCTTGATGTTGGACAATGAAAGAAGTCGAAACTTTAGAAAAGTGgcctacaacaacaagagactTCGGGAGAACCTTAAGTATTGGCTGCCCATTTACAACCAGTGTGGTCTACTGGATGTCCAAGAATGGGAATAGTACTTGATTCTATTATTCTACTAGCTGACCCGGCGAACTTTGTTTCGCCCTTATGACAATAAATAAGCagattgtgttttttttatttcattcattattatttctgtattttagtACATAGGTTGCTCTTCACCTAAGTACCTTGTgatagaaaacattttttgttttattatcagacacaaaaacaaacaacgcaGATGATCTTCCAACCCGTGAACATGCCACGTACTCGTATAATTGACCATGGGAAAAACATGAATGTTCTAGATTTAAACCACAAACTTTTAAGGATTGGCCTTGTGATTTGTTGATGGTCATGGCAAATGCAAGACTTATCGGAAActtgtaaaattgtaaattgtaaattgtgcgGTGGTAAGCCAGGCACATCCAAAGagtttaaaaattcaattggatAGTTGGTGGCTTCATCTTCATTTGTGACGCAGTCAATAGATTTGAATGATGGTGAATCTGTCCTTGTatctacaaaataaaaaccagATAGTATTAACTGGGTTATAAACACTTTTTTCGGTGGGAGAGTAGATTTCAgaattaacaattatttttgagTGGGATAAATACCTTAAATGTCGGATTAAAGCCTCGTTCTTCGAAAATATTTGTCCCAAATGACGTCATTTGGAAACAAACATTGTATTTTTG includes the following:
- the LOC132787087 gene encoding uncharacterized protein LOC132787087 isoform X1, encoding MAESSNGNGNGNDADNYHPAPQWLTVSYVENILRRYKKDDDLNITDLSIKPATAKGENYASVMTRIKVDYVRSGSNASESENYASVMTRIKVDYVRSGSNASESENFIVKTTYENDPFISGIFASYQTSTTEMVMYDKILPQLSALLDGTDKSEKLFAKTIYVDYEHSAIIFEDLAICKYAIGDRLIGYDLEFTKLALRKLAKMHAAAAVFNERQPGLLTKLDHGIFNRHSRGFTPMFENFFVEAVAFAAECPELGNVYADKLKRLKNLVMEYTERVYDPKDDEFNTLTHGDLWVNNIMLRPKTENRDLDMLLIDFQYSAWGSPAIDLHYFFSSSLQPELHKHINALIEYYHSVLVDTLRAFDFTGYIPTLRQMWLQLEKGKFMAVTTTLTCQAIMINDQTADADFNALMLDNERSRNFRKVAYNNKRLRENLKYWLPIYNQCGLLDVQEWE
- the LOC132785490 gene encoding uncharacterized protein LOC132785490 encodes the protein MAESSNGNGNGNDADNYHPAPQWLTVPYVENILRRYKKDDDLNITDISIKPATAKGENYASVMTRIKVDYVRSGSNASESENFIVKTTYENDPFISGIFASYQTSTTEMVMYDKILPQLSALLDGTDKSEKLFAKTIYVDYKHSAIIFEDLAICKYAIGDRLIGYDLEFTRLALRKLAKMHAAAAVFNERQPGLLTKLDHGIFNRHSRGFTPMFENFFIEAVTFAAECPELGNVYADKLKRLKNLVMEYTERVYDPKDDEFNTLTHGDLWVNNIMLRPKTENRDLDMLLIDFQYSAWGSPAIDLHYFFSSSLQPELHKHINALIEYYHSVLVDTLRAFDFTGYIPTLRQMWLQLEKGKFMAVTTTLTCQAIMINDQTADADFNALMLDNERSRNFRKVAYNNKRLRENLKYWLPIYNQCGLLDVQEWE